Proteins from a single region of Chelatococcus sp. HY11:
- a CDS encoding DUF4286 family protein, protein MATEKHLLLVLTNAVEGREEEFNEWYNDRHLDDVLQVPGIVAAQRYKLSAAQRMTPPFPWTYFAIYEIETDDLPNTISTLSSRSGTAIMPLSNGMHPERQAFVLKAIENGKRAL, encoded by the coding sequence ATGGCCACGGAAAAACATCTACTATTGGTTCTGACGAACGCCGTAGAGGGGCGTGAGGAGGAGTTCAACGAATGGTATAACGACCGTCACCTCGATGATGTACTCCAGGTGCCGGGTATCGTTGCAGCGCAGCGCTACAAGCTCAGCGCTGCACAGCGGATGACGCCGCCCTTCCCATGGACCTATTTCGCCATCTACGAGATTGAGACCGACGATCTGCCCAATACGATATCGACGCTCTCCTCCCGGTCGGGGACTGCGATCATGCCACTCAGCAACGGCATGCATCCGGAGCGCCAGGCATTCGTCCTGAAGGCGATCGAGAACGGGAAACGAGCACTGTGA
- a CDS encoding alpha/beta hydrolase has protein sequence MHGGAQSRRAWSRGLMQLAKAGYHAIAVDTRGHGDSDWAPDGLYAAQHWAEDFERLLIDLGRDDPRPIAIVGASRGGQSALIAAVEQPSRVSCLVLVDMTPQTSSEGAEKIGWFLKRSARGFRSVAEASEFLATFSNRPSPENADGLRRIMREDSSGLLFWQWDPRIAEDDFVRPPSEPVIVEAAARRTTHPVLLIRAGKSELVRDQDVAHFRSVLPSLQVVEIPNIGHMLTADSNDTFMPPVLDFLSRHHRVSP, from the coding sequence TTGCATGGCGGTGCGCAAAGCCGGCGAGCTTGGTCCCGCGGTCTCATGCAACTGGCCAAAGCTGGCTACCACGCGATCGCGGTCGACACGCGGGGCCATGGCGACAGCGATTGGGCGCCAGACGGTCTTTACGCGGCCCAGCACTGGGCCGAGGATTTTGAGCGCCTCCTGATCGATCTCGGTCGGGACGATCCTCGTCCGATTGCGATCGTTGGTGCTTCGCGCGGCGGTCAAAGCGCTTTGATAGCGGCAGTTGAGCAGCCCTCGCGTGTCAGCTGCCTGGTGCTCGTCGACATGACACCGCAAACGAGTTCTGAGGGCGCTGAAAAGATCGGCTGGTTTCTGAAGCGAAGTGCTCGGGGGTTCCGCTCCGTCGCCGAGGCGAGCGAGTTCCTGGCAACCTTCTCAAACAGGCCGTCGCCCGAGAATGCTGACGGGCTGCGCCGCATCATGCGCGAGGACTCGTCGGGGCTGCTCTTCTGGCAGTGGGACCCGCGCATCGCCGAGGATGACTTTGTGCGCCCGCCGTCTGAACCTGTGATCGTGGAGGCCGCGGCGCGGCGAACGACGCATCCCGTTCTGTTAATTCGAGCCGGCAAAAGCGAGCTCGTTCGCGACCAGGATGTCGCTCATTTTCGTTCCGTCCTGCCGTCGCTGCAGGTGGTAGAGATACCCAATATCGGTCACATGTTGACCGCCGACAGCAACGATACCTTCATGCCGCCAGTCCTTGATTTTTTAAGCCGGCACCATCGCGTATCACCATAA
- a CDS encoding VOC family protein: MPSGPFAHVCLLVRNLDEAVDHWTKILSVLDPKQLEKRVVRYDGFEGGEDRMRWATFVSDHGAEIQLMEPAPNTPLGRRLEKYGEGVHHIALTTNDVEGSLAALKEKGIDSVGEISGDPEMSWQKWGWISPKHAHGVLVEVAKPYKSKGDGKWYPAEE, encoded by the coding sequence ATGCCAAGCGGTCCATTTGCCCATGTCTGCCTTCTTGTCCGCAATCTCGACGAAGCCGTCGACCATTGGACGAAGATTCTGTCCGTTCTCGATCCGAAGCAGCTCGAGAAGCGCGTTGTGCGTTATGACGGCTTCGAGGGCGGCGAGGACCGTATGCGCTGGGCCACGTTCGTTTCCGATCATGGTGCCGAGATCCAGCTGATGGAGCCGGCGCCCAACACACCTCTCGGCCGCAGGCTGGAGAAGTACGGCGAGGGTGTGCATCATATTGCTTTGACGACCAATGATGTCGAAGGCTCACTCGCCGCACTCAAGGAGAAGGGCATCGATTCAGTTGGCGAAATTTCCGGCGATCCGGAAATGAGCTGGCAGAAATGGGGCTGGATCTCACCGAAGCACGCCCATGGCGTGCTGGTTGAGGTGGCAAAGCCATACAAGAGCAAGGGCGACGGGAAATGGTACCCGGCCGAAGAGTGA
- a CDS encoding MaoC family dehydratase: MIVVGDVIPPFRIVAKPEAMKEWADFLHDPNPIHLDPAVVHAKGLGDRVINQGPANVAYVMNALHRAFPGGAITMIDVRFLDNVYGGDEVEASGTVTEVTVVDGRKRIACDVTLRTLGRDLVLGGKAIIEQPSKPDQK; encoded by the coding sequence ATGATTGTTGTCGGAGATGTGATTCCGCCCTTCCGGATCGTGGCGAAACCCGAAGCGATGAAGGAATGGGCCGACTTCCTGCATGACCCGAATCCAATCCATCTCGACCCAGCGGTCGTCCACGCCAAAGGTTTGGGAGATCGCGTGATCAACCAAGGGCCCGCCAATGTTGCCTATGTCATGAACGCGCTGCACAGGGCGTTCCCGGGCGGTGCAATCACCATGATTGATGTTCGATTCCTGGACAATGTCTACGGCGGCGATGAGGTCGAGGCGTCGGGAACGGTCACCGAGGTCACCGTTGTCGACGGCAGGAAACGCATTGCCTGCGATGTCACCCTGAGGACTCTCGGTCGTGATCTTGTTCTCGGCGGAAAAGCGATCATTGAACAACCATCCAAACCGGATCAAAAATAG
- a CDS encoding acyl-CoA dehydrogenase family protein yields the protein MDFDLTDEQLAFRESVRRWVDKEASKSWARELEKNEHEYPFALWDKFTEAEFHGIGIPEEYGGQGGDIVMQMIFARELARTLGGMLWVWGLTSFAGGKSIGVYGSDEQKKRFLPDIAAGKLRVSIAFTEPGGGTDVLGALRTNGKRVEGGWVLTGEKMWSSASQVADYLLTLVRTDSNVEKRHHGLSVFFVPAKQKGITITPVTKLGMRSIGSCIVHFDNVFVPDELVLGEPGKAWYTLLPTLNNERTMVGAQCLGAIDGILEDALDYAKQRHAFGRPIGSFQAIQHYIANIACWQKEVELLLYYTASLQAQNKPCGNEANMLKMMATERAVEAADLGIQILGGMGYSAETDMQRYWRDHRILRMTPISNEMVRNTLAENLGLPRSF from the coding sequence ATGGATTTCGATCTGACCGACGAACAACTTGCCTTCCGCGAATCCGTGCGGCGGTGGGTCGATAAGGAGGCTTCGAAATCGTGGGCGCGCGAGCTTGAAAAGAACGAGCACGAGTATCCATTTGCTCTCTGGGACAAGTTCACGGAAGCTGAGTTCCACGGCATCGGCATCCCTGAAGAATATGGCGGCCAGGGCGGCGACATCGTCATGCAGATGATCTTCGCCCGTGAACTGGCACGAACGCTTGGCGGCATGTTGTGGGTCTGGGGCCTCACGTCGTTCGCAGGCGGCAAGTCAATCGGCGTTTATGGTAGCGATGAGCAGAAGAAGCGGTTTCTGCCTGATATCGCCGCAGGGAAGCTTCGCGTCTCGATCGCATTCACAGAGCCAGGCGGAGGCACCGACGTTCTCGGCGCGCTCCGCACGAACGGCAAGCGGGTCGAAGGTGGCTGGGTTCTTACCGGTGAAAAAATGTGGTCGTCAGCGTCGCAGGTGGCTGACTACTTGCTAACTCTTGTTCGCACAGACAGTAACGTCGAGAAGCGCCACCATGGGCTTTCCGTGTTCTTCGTCCCTGCGAAGCAGAAAGGCATTACGATCACGCCCGTAACGAAGCTCGGGATGCGTTCAATCGGATCTTGCATTGTTCATTTTGACAATGTCTTCGTGCCGGATGAACTTGTGCTCGGCGAGCCCGGCAAGGCTTGGTATACTCTGCTTCCAACCCTCAACAACGAGCGCACAATGGTTGGTGCGCAGTGCCTTGGAGCAATCGACGGTATCCTTGAAGATGCGCTTGACTATGCCAAACAGCGGCATGCGTTCGGGCGACCTATCGGTTCCTTCCAGGCGATCCAGCACTATATCGCCAACATCGCATGCTGGCAGAAGGAGGTGGAGCTCCTGCTCTATTATACGGCCTCGCTGCAGGCGCAGAACAAGCCGTGCGGCAATGAAGCGAACATGCTGAAGATGATGGCGACGGAGCGTGCCGTTGAGGCTGCCGACCTCGGCATCCAGATCCTCGGCGGGATGGGGTATTCCGCGGAAACGGACATGCAACGCTATTGGCGGGATCACCGTATTCTGCGCATGACGCCCATTTCCAACGAGATGGTTCGCAATACGCTTGCCGAAAACCTCGGCTTGCCTCGGTCATTCTGA
- a CDS encoding carboxyl transferase domain-containing protein, producing MVPRAAAILGPSYGDSALHASTAHFTGYGGGHFAIGGRPTRPNFLFAWPSAEMGFMTPETGVRTVYRRRMEQLFRGRGQAAVQQLVDELTEQWTVESEPWEAAAHLFLDDIIEPADTRRVVARSIEIAWGPPDRKNRAGSPGCCRNMRATHGLPLIETKE from the coding sequence TTGGTTCCGCGCGCGGCAGCCATCCTCGGCCCTTCCTATGGCGATTCCGCTTTGCATGCTTCCACGGCGCACTTCACGGGCTATGGTGGCGGCCATTTCGCTATAGGCGGAAGGCCCACGCGCCCCAATTTCCTGTTTGCTTGGCCGTCCGCGGAGATGGGCTTCATGACGCCGGAGACGGGCGTGCGGACTGTGTACCGCCGTCGCATGGAACAGCTTTTTCGCGGAAGGGGGCAGGCGGCTGTGCAACAACTCGTCGACGAACTGACGGAACAGTGGACAGTCGAATCCGAACCCTGGGAGGCGGCGGCCCATCTGTTTCTCGATGACATCATCGAACCAGCCGACACGCGTCGGGTGGTCGCCCGGTCGATCGAGATTGCATGGGGGCCTCCCGACCGCAAAAATAGAGCGGGCTCCCCCGGCTGCTGTCGCAATATGCGAGCCACGCACGGCTTGCCACTCATCGAGACGAAGGAGTGA
- a CDS encoding IS5 family transposase: protein MWTRASRSRMAGFEKRSKRYPTDLTDEEWLFVEPFLPPVAKRGRKPATDLRDVLDALRYLARTGGGWRMLPNDFPPWQTVYWWFRRFVRRLLFRTIHDVTLMLDREREGREQSPTAAVVDSQSIKAPAAEKRGFDAGKKVVGRKRHIAVDTDGRLLMVNLTTADISDSAGAQTIVAAVRKRWPWLKHLFADGAYDRTRLMDAAAYQDFVLEIIRRSDKEPGFKVLPRRWVVERTFGWMTRWKRLVRDYEKRIDVSEAMIHLALGSLMLRRSVHP from the coding sequence ATGTGGACCCGAGCGAGCCGTAGCCGGATGGCTGGATTTGAGAAGCGATCGAAGCGCTACCCGACCGATCTGACGGACGAAGAATGGCTGTTCGTTGAGCCGTTTCTACCACCGGTGGCCAAGCGTGGACGCAAGCCGGCGACGGACCTGCGTGATGTGCTTGATGCGCTTCGCTATCTGGCGCGCACAGGTGGTGGATGGCGGATGTTGCCGAACGACTTTCCGCCCTGGCAGACGGTGTATTGGTGGTTCCGCCGCTTCGTGCGCCGGCTACTGTTCCGTACGATCCACGACGTCACACTGATGCTCGACCGCGAGCGCGAAGGGCGTGAACAGAGCCCGACGGCCGCCGTCGTTGACAGCCAGTCCATCAAGGCACCAGCTGCGGAAAAGCGGGGCTTTGATGCCGGTAAGAAGGTGGTCGGTCGTAAACGGCACATTGCCGTCGATACCGATGGTAGGTTGCTCATGGTCAATCTGACCACTGCCGACATCTCCGACAGCGCCGGTGCTCAAACGATCGTCGCGGCCGTCCGCAAGCGATGGCCATGGCTCAAGCATCTGTTTGCCGACGGTGCCTACGACCGCACCCGCCTTATGGACGCCGCGGCATATCAGGACTTCGTCCTCGAGATCATCCGTCGCTCCGACAAGGAGCCGGGCTTCAAGGTGCTGCCCAGACGCTGGGTCGTCGAGCGCACCTTCGGATGGATGACGCGCTGGAAACGGCTCGTTCGCGATTATGAGAAGCGGATCGACGTTTCAGAGGCGATGATCCACCTCGCTCTCGGCAGCCTCATGCTCCGAAGAAGTGTCCATCCATGA
- a CDS encoding biotin carboxylase N-terminal domain-containing protein, with amino-acid sequence MPATILIANRGGIAVRLIRACRASGLSPVAVFSDADRDGSMSVLPIELSRWVARRRETPIAGGMPYRRELRRKIHMLISHPLQAKSKCWPCHQDHGFGLISASRRAIRPALLLHARQDNCGRL; translated from the coding sequence ATGCCCGCTACTATCCTGATCGCTAATCGCGGCGGAATCGCCGTCCGATTAATCCGTGCCTGCCGGGCTTCGGGTCTCAGCCCTGTCGCCGTTTTCAGCGATGCTGACCGCGACGGCAGCATGTCCGTCTTGCCGATCGAGCTGTCGCGTTGGGTGGCACGACGGCGCGAGACTCCTATCGCCGGGGGCATGCCATACAGGCGCGAGTTGCGTCGGAAGATCCACATGCTGATTTCACACCCTCTCCAGGCCAAATCAAAGTGCTGGCCCTGCCATCAGGATCATGGGTTCGGACTGATTTCGGCTTCGAGGCGGGCGATCCGTCCCGCCCTTCTACTCCATGCTCGGCAAGATAATTGTGGGAGGCTCTGA
- the fabG gene encoding 3-oxoacyl-ACP reductase FabG, producing the protein MNDRPDIALVTGAARGIGAAIAAALEETRWRVVRIDVSYAPGDPMNRAVDVTDYDAVAAMVNDIESGLGPIGGLVNNAGITRDGFFHRLDPRTQWDPVIAVNLTAPFHMCRAVIPGMRERRFGRILSMSSMNGIKGQAAQANYAAAKAGLIAMTKTLALETAPLGITANCIAPGFIDTEMTRAIRPDIRELEMAKIPAGRFGTPEEVAAVAAFLMSDAAAFMTGETVSLNGGQLMA; encoded by the coding sequence ATGAACGACAGACCCGACATCGCCCTTGTTACCGGTGCAGCCCGAGGTATCGGCGCCGCTATAGCGGCGGCGCTGGAGGAAACCCGTTGGCGCGTGGTTCGCATCGATGTGAGTTATGCACCCGGCGATCCGATGAACCGAGCGGTGGACGTCACTGACTACGACGCGGTCGCTGCCATGGTCAACGACATTGAAAGCGGACTCGGTCCGATCGGCGGACTGGTCAACAACGCAGGGATCACGCGCGACGGCTTTTTCCACCGCCTCGACCCCCGCACGCAATGGGATCCGGTCATCGCCGTGAACCTTACAGCACCGTTTCACATGTGCCGAGCAGTCATCCCCGGCATGCGGGAGCGCCGCTTTGGTCGGATTCTCAGTATGTCCTCCATGAACGGCATCAAGGGCCAAGCGGCGCAGGCGAACTATGCCGCGGCGAAAGCCGGGCTGATAGCGATGACCAAGACGCTGGCCCTTGAGACCGCGCCCCTCGGCATTACGGCGAACTGCATCGCACCGGGCTTCATCGACACCGAAATGACCCGAGCCATCCGGCCCGATATCCGCGAGCTCGAAATGGCCAAGATTCCTGCGGGTCGCTTTGGAACGCCGGAAGAGGTGGCAGCGGTAGCCGCTTTCCTGATGTCGGACGCCGCCGCCTTCATGACGGGCGAGACTGTGTCGCTCAACGGCGGACAGCTGATGGCCTGA
- a CDS encoding ABC transporter permease, which translates to MLDQILFAVANGLASGMAVFLVAAGVTLIFGLLRILNFAQGSFFMVGAYVAFSITGTSPGSLWSFLFASVVAGATVAALGLLTEKAIFRRLRKYDEAYTLIATFALMMALDGAVKLIWGLNYHSTSSPPALAGVFIFGPVILPLYSVFLIGLGLAVFVLLEFGIHRLWIGKIVQSLASDQWMSGYVGINVPAMLTLTVVAAFFLAGLAGGLLLPNQSLSPALSHAFLLLAFIAVIIGGLGNIRGAFMASLVLGLVDSLNAVLLPDQPGIAMYVAMVGCMLWRPAGILSAGTGDQTVHNHASGGTPIDWSRYRPSLIAAGIVLAIAVAAMPLWANPGLVFLAGIALVAALFALSWNFLFGTTGLATFGHAAFFAIGAYSSALMLKATGGQWFLLILLASAAIGCVVAAAAGSIAIRRTTGIALAILTLALSEIMRLLISSSSQLGRDDGVSGIPRPQFDLGFVTISLQSTSQYFWFLFVVCGLTALVLWWITAGRFGRVLRAIKQDPERTTFLGINIARARLLSFMLSGTVATFAGALQTPWVQIVTPEAANYLVSMQPMLSTLLGGASFFWGPVIGTILFFIIDQATRSLAGLSEVVTGSVLLIFVMLAPDGMLGLIGHLRKQKSTPSAARGGATEVMPS; encoded by the coding sequence ATGCTGGATCAGATCCTTTTCGCCGTTGCCAATGGCCTAGCTTCCGGCATGGCAGTATTTCTCGTCGCGGCCGGTGTAACCCTCATTTTCGGTCTGTTGCGCATCCTCAATTTTGCCCAGGGCAGCTTCTTCATGGTTGGCGCCTATGTGGCGTTCAGCATCACGGGAACGTCGCCAGGATCGCTCTGGAGCTTTCTGTTTGCCTCCGTCGTGGCGGGCGCGACGGTGGCCGCTCTCGGTCTGCTGACGGAAAAGGCGATCTTTCGCAGGCTCCGCAAGTATGATGAGGCCTATACATTGATCGCCACATTTGCGCTTATGATGGCGCTCGACGGCGCTGTGAAGCTAATCTGGGGCCTGAATTACCATTCAACCAGCTCGCCGCCCGCGCTGGCAGGCGTTTTCATCTTCGGCCCGGTCATCCTCCCTCTGTACTCAGTGTTCCTCATCGGGTTGGGTCTCGCCGTCTTTGTCCTTCTCGAGTTCGGGATCCACCGCCTGTGGATCGGAAAAATCGTCCAGTCGCTCGCGAGCGACCAATGGATGTCCGGATACGTCGGCATCAACGTGCCGGCGATGCTCACGCTCACCGTTGTCGCCGCTTTCTTTCTCGCCGGACTCGCGGGAGGACTACTGCTACCCAACCAGAGCCTGTCTCCCGCGCTCTCCCACGCCTTCCTGTTGCTGGCCTTCATTGCCGTCATCATCGGTGGGCTCGGAAACATCCGCGGCGCGTTCATGGCCTCACTCGTTCTCGGGCTGGTCGACAGCCTCAACGCGGTACTGCTGCCCGATCAGCCCGGCATCGCCATGTATGTCGCGATGGTCGGCTGCATGCTTTGGCGTCCCGCCGGGATCCTCTCTGCCGGAACGGGCGATCAAACCGTCCACAACCATGCTAGCGGTGGAACTCCGATCGACTGGAGCCGCTATCGTCCTTCCTTGATCGCTGCTGGCATCGTCCTTGCTATTGCCGTTGCGGCCATGCCGCTCTGGGCAAATCCCGGCCTCGTATTCCTTGCCGGTATTGCTCTGGTCGCCGCGCTATTCGCGTTATCCTGGAATTTCCTGTTCGGAACGACGGGCCTGGCGACCTTCGGGCACGCAGCCTTCTTCGCCATCGGCGCGTACTCATCTGCACTGATGCTGAAAGCGACCGGGGGACAATGGTTCCTGCTTATTCTTCTCGCGAGTGCCGCAATTGGCTGTGTCGTCGCTGCTGCCGCGGGCAGTATCGCAATCCGTAGGACCACCGGCATCGCTCTGGCGATCCTGACCTTGGCGCTCAGCGAGATCATGAGGCTTCTTATCAGCTCATCGTCGCAACTCGGCCGCGACGATGGCGTCTCTGGCATCCCGCGGCCTCAGTTCGACCTCGGCTTCGTGACAATCAGTTTGCAATCGACCAGCCAGTATTTTTGGTTCTTGTTTGTCGTCTGCGGCCTGACGGCTCTGGTGCTGTGGTGGATCACGGCAGGACGCTTCGGCCGCGTGCTTCGCGCGATCAAGCAGGATCCGGAGCGGACGACCTTCCTCGGCATCAACATCGCCCGGGCGCGCCTCCTGTCCTTCATGCTCTCCGGTACCGTTGCCACATTCGCGGGCGCTCTGCAGACGCCGTGGGTGCAGATCGTCACCCCTGAAGCAGCGAACTATTTGGTCTCGATGCAGCCTATGCTCAGCACACTTCTGGGCGGAGCATCGTTCTTCTGGGGGCCTGTTATCGGTACGATCCTCTTTTTTATCATTGATCAGGCTACACGCTCGCTTGCAGGTCTCTCTGAGGTCGTGACGGGATCGGTGTTGCTCATCTTCGTGATGCTCGCGCCTGATGGGATGCTCGGATTGATCGGCCACCTCAGAAAACAAAAATCAACGCCATCCGCCGCGCGCGGCGGCGCGACCGAGGTGATGCCGTCATGA
- a CDS encoding ABC transporter ATP-binding protein — MTPVLKAEGLFKSYGAIPVLRDVSLEVAPTETIAIIGPNGAGKTTLFKTLTGEVFPEQGRIAAFGEDVTRMPAAARVALGFGRTFQVARVYPETTLLGNLVLAVETRKRIADERISAPFAFRASADTLADAENWLDAVGLAKLKSMEARFLSHGDKKRLEMALTLALKPKLMMMDEPTAGMSPSDRGETVSLIRNIRERFGVTLLLTEHDMDVVFGLSSQIMVLNYGEVIAMGTGEEIRNNPAVRDVYLGHQVQHA; from the coding sequence ATGACGCCCGTTCTTAAAGCAGAAGGTCTTTTCAAGAGCTACGGAGCGATCCCGGTACTGCGCGATGTCAGCCTTGAGGTCGCGCCGACCGAAACGATCGCTATCATTGGGCCGAACGGCGCTGGGAAAACGACCTTGTTCAAGACGCTGACTGGCGAGGTCTTCCCGGAACAGGGCCGTATTGCAGCATTCGGCGAGGACGTGACCCGTATGCCCGCTGCAGCGCGCGTCGCCCTCGGCTTTGGTCGGACATTCCAGGTGGCCCGCGTCTATCCCGAAACGACTCTCCTAGGTAATCTCGTCCTGGCGGTCGAGACCCGCAAGCGCATCGCAGACGAAAGGATCAGCGCTCCCTTCGCCTTCCGAGCCTCAGCAGACACACTTGCGGATGCCGAAAACTGGCTCGATGCCGTCGGGCTTGCAAAGCTTAAATCGATGGAAGCGCGTTTCCTTTCGCATGGCGATAAGAAACGTCTCGAGATGGCGCTCACATTGGCCCTGAAACCAAAACTCATGATGATGGACGAACCCACGGCCGGGATGTCACCCTCTGACCGCGGCGAAACTGTCAGTCTGATCCGGAATATCCGTGAGCGGTTCGGCGTCACCCTGTTGTTGACGGAGCACGACATGGACGTCGTGTTTGGCCTCTCGAGCCAAATCATGGTTCTCAACTACGGAGAGGTTATCGCCATGGGGACCGGCGAGGAGATTCGCAACAATCCGGCAGTCCGTGACGTCTATCTCGGTCATCAGGTGCAGCATGCTTGA
- a CDS encoding ABC transporter ATP-binding protein: MLEVTQLEAFYGDSQVLHGISLTVRPGQRVAVIGRNGAGKSTLLKSIMGGGTIVSGHLRWDGADLRPLAGYQRTRLGLSFVPEDRRIFPHLTVVENLEIARYATAKGKTPATPDEMISFFPMLDPLRARLGNQLSGGQQQLLAVARGLLPMPRLLLLDEPTEGLAPVIVEQMAQSINAICLKQNAAMLLSEQNLWFARQCTDTLHVLDTGRVVFSGTWEEFDARPDIRNRHLAV, from the coding sequence ATGCTTGAGGTCACACAGCTTGAGGCCTTCTACGGTGACAGTCAGGTCCTCCACGGTATCAGCCTTACGGTGAGGCCAGGTCAGCGCGTCGCCGTGATCGGCCGGAATGGGGCAGGCAAGTCCACCCTCCTGAAAAGCATCATGGGCGGAGGAACGATAGTCTCGGGCCATTTACGATGGGACGGCGCGGATCTCCGACCGTTGGCAGGCTATCAGCGAACACGCCTCGGCTTATCCTTCGTTCCAGAGGACCGGCGGATCTTCCCACATCTCACCGTCGTCGAAAATCTTGAGATAGCGCGCTACGCCACTGCGAAGGGGAAGACGCCGGCGACACCGGATGAGATGATCAGCTTCTTCCCCATGCTCGATCCGCTTCGGGCACGTCTTGGCAACCAATTGAGCGGCGGCCAGCAACAGCTTCTCGCCGTCGCACGGGGGCTCCTCCCGATGCCCCGACTGCTCCTGCTCGACGAGCCAACCGAGGGACTAGCACCAGTCATCGTCGAGCAAATGGCGCAGTCGATCAATGCCATATGCCTCAAGCAGAATGCTGCCATGCTCCTCAGCGAACAGAACCTCTGGTTTGCCCGTCAATGTACGGACACGCTACACGTTCTCGATACCGGTCGCGTCGTCTTCAGCGGGACTTGGGAAGAGTTCGACGCGCGGCCCGATATACGCAATCGGCACCTGGCCGTTTGA
- a CDS encoding nuclear transport factor 2 family protein — MTHQNFCERFFAALEKGDFETLGSMLAPDFVCHEAESLPYGGKWRGIDGWKALCKAIVTSWKGVKATPIEFLGETPDTIVIRLSLVGFSRRTGKSLDTTVLELWRFRDGQLREIIPYYWDTAALAAADRD; from the coding sequence ATGACACACCAAAACTTCTGTGAACGATTCTTCGCCGCTCTGGAAAAGGGCGATTTTGAAACACTCGGCTCAATGCTCGCCCCAGATTTCGTCTGCCACGAGGCGGAAAGTCTCCCCTATGGCGGCAAATGGCGAGGTATTGATGGCTGGAAGGCCCTCTGCAAGGCGATCGTCACCAGCTGGAAGGGAGTGAAGGCGACACCGATTGAGTTCCTTGGCGAGACGCCCGATACTATCGTCATTCGGCTCTCGCTCGTCGGATTCTCACGGCGAACCGGGAAGTCACTCGACACAACGGTGCTGGAGCTTTGGCGGTTCCGCGACGGCCAGCTTCGAGAAATCATCCCGTATTACTGGGACACTGCCGCGCTCGCGGCGGCTGACCGTGATTGA
- a CDS encoding MBL fold metallo-hydrolase, with product MEIVFQAHYRRIGCTPAEAAKATLSRLESWGHIGPLPEKVALLPADGFIETGSRRWEIMTGPGRHSPEPVMLYDQENGVLIAGDQILPGGTPHLGATPEDPTATPARHYAACLDRLEEKVRPDALVLPGHGLPFRGLDHQIAQARAYMARRRGQISALCKSQPMGIRALAEAVFRSKIRGSLIFTVADILACVNQLSEEGLIALCDADGGLMALARPQK from the coding sequence ATGGAGATTGTTTTCCAAGCGCATTATCGCCGTATCGGATGTACACCGGCTGAAGCCGCCAAAGCCACGCTGTCGCGGTTGGAGAGCTGGGGTCATATCGGACCCCTGCCCGAAAAGGTCGCGTTGCTACCCGCCGACGGATTCATCGAGACCGGTTCCCGTCGTTGGGAAATCATGACCGGCCCCGGCCGCCACTCGCCAGAGCCCGTGATGCTTTACGATCAAGAAAACGGAGTGTTAATCGCCGGGGATCAGATCCTGCCCGGGGGGACACCTCATCTCGGCGCGACCCCAGAGGATCCAACCGCAACGCCAGCTCGACACTATGCGGCCTGTCTCGATCGCCTCGAAGAGAAAGTGCGCCCGGATGCGTTGGTCCTCCCGGGGCACGGACTCCCTTTTCGCGGGCTTGACCACCAGATCGCCCAAGCTCGTGCATATATGGCGCGGCGCCGTGGCCAGATCAGCGCCCTGTGCAAGAGCCAGCCGATGGGCATCCGTGCATTGGCAGAAGCGGTATTCCGAAGCAAGATCCGTGGATCGCTGATTTTCACGGTCGCGGACATCCTGGCCTGCGTCAATCAGCTGTCCGAGGAGGGTCTCATCGCCCTGTGTGACGCGGACGGGGGTTTGATGGCTCTCGCGAGACCACAGAAGTGA